Part of the Uranotaenia lowii strain MFRU-FL unplaced genomic scaffold, ASM2978415v1 HiC_scaffold_490, whole genome shotgun sequence genome, ACTATCAAACGTTACGTTTTCTCCGACCATCCCTCCGACCGAGGAAATGGCTCGCAGTATTAAACGTACTTTCGGAAGGTGCCAGTTAGGAATTTAatgaatgagaaatgagaaaagcaCTTACTCGCCAAAATAAAGCGCATAGGCCGCAGCCACGTTTGTGTACGCGTTGTTGGTTACAGTTTCATGATCTTCATCCGGTCCCATGACCGCTGCGGAAGAAATAAACGTTAAATGGGAGAAGACGGGACAAGATGCGATGATGGCGCTTCTTggctgattctttttttttgggccGCCTATCGTTTACCTACTGAGTAGCTTTTTAACTTCACTAACTGACTGACCTTTTATGTCGTAGAGATCCGTAACGGGATCGTGTGATAAACGGCTGGCCCAGAATTTGGCTATTTCGGCAGCCAGGAAACAACCCTTGGTGTTCAGCCAGGAAAGGTCATGAGTCGCTGCAAAATACTGTCGTAAAGCATAACTGATGTCGGCTGTAATGTGCTGTTGGAAGTTTGCCACTTCCGGATACTCCGGCTGAGTGACCTCCATTCCGGAAACGGCACTTTCCCAGGGAAATCTTTAAATATTAtgtaaaattaaacaataacTTTCAGTTCTACAAAATAATCTTCTTACCTAGCTCCTCTAAAACCACCACTTTCGGCATGTTTTTTGGCAGAATCTAGTCGTTGAAATCTATAGTCAATCAGAGCTTCCGAAAATCTACTATCAATCAAATTAACGACCGGAAACATCCAGATTTCGGTGTCCCAAAATGAGTGACCTTCATAATCGTCCCGATTGGATCCACCCCGACCGAGGCCGGTTGGACTGAGGCTTCCACCAAATCCGGTAGTCGAAGCGGGTCCTAGAGCTGCTTCGTTTCCAGTTAGATTGAAATtactcatcagataaaaaatacTGGCTCGAACGGTGCTTTGGAGCTCCGGATTGTCATCgatttgaatatcaaatttgCTCCAAAAAGA contains:
- the LOC129760182 gene encoding kojibiose phosphorylase-like; its protein translation is MDDEEFLRLHTYVWESFWSKFDIQIDDNPELQSTVRASIFYLMSNFNLTGNEAALGPASTTGFGGSLSPTGLGRGGSNRDDYEGHSFWDTEIWMFPVVNLIDSRFSEALIDYRFQRLDSAKKHAESGGFRGARFPWESAVSGMEVTQPEYPEVANFQQHITADISYALRQYFAATHDLSWLNTKGCFLAAEIAKFWASRLSHDPVTDLYDIKAVMGPDEDHETVTNNAYTNVAAAYALYFGERWGSGYALRIPPELLFSLRNKNSTDG